The following are encoded in a window of Salvelinus fontinalis isolate EN_2023a chromosome 40, ASM2944872v1, whole genome shotgun sequence genomic DNA:
- the LOC129839418 gene encoding neuronal vesicle trafficking-associated protein 1-like has translation MVKLGSNLAEKLDKEQSMDDGFDNIPLITPLEVNQLKQPYLDKVIVKTTTEYQLQQKKKKKFYVPGIKKLNLKLYDEVSEKVKLTGLILITFGFLACLVLLVMYKALWYDQLTCPEGFVLKHKHCTPAAVLEPWYYTEQQQQEDPGVSPRSSSLYTALGHLNQDKRTAAGGIIPELPPSPWFPVINALKQAERAKEEESRSKE, from the exons ATGGTGAAGCTGGGCAGTAACCTGGCTGAGAAGCTGGATAAAGAACAGTCTATGGATGATGGCTTTGATAACATCCCCCTCATCACCCCTCTGGAGGTGAACCAGCTGAAACAGCCATACTTAGACAAg GTAATCGTGAAGACCACAACAGAGTATCAGCTGCagcagaagaaaaagaagaagttCTACGTGCCGGGAATCAAGAAGCTGAATCTAAAACTGTACGACGAGGTATCAGAGAAGGTCAAG ctcACAGGTTTGATCCTCATCACCTTTGGGTTCCTGGCTTGTCTTGTCCTGCTGGTCATGTACAAGGCTCTGTGGTACGATCAACTTACCTGCCCAGAGGGCTTCGTTCTCAAG CACAAGCACTGCACCCCAGCAGCAGTCCTGGAGCCCTGGTACTacacagagcagcagcagcaggaggaccCAGGCGTGTCCCCCCGCTCCAGCAGTCTCTACACCGCCCTGGGTCACCTCAACCAGGACAAGAGGACCGCCGCCGGCGGCATCATCCCCGAGCTGCCCCCGTCACCATGGTTCCCCGTCATCAACGCCCTGAAGCAAGCCGAGAGGGCCAAAGAGGAGGAAAGTCGTTCgaaggagtga